The genomic segment CGGGCCGGTGCGCGTCGCGTACCTCACCGGCTTCCACTTCGCCGCGACCGAACGCCCCGTCGCGCTGGTCCTCAGCGACGCGGGTGACGTCACCATGCTCCTGCCGGAACTCGAAGCCGAGCATTACGCCCACCAGTGCCCGGACCTGCCCGGGCCGCTGACCTACCCCGAATACCCCGGCGGCGGCAGCGGCCGCCATCCCCTGACGGTCCTGGCCGACCACCTGCGCACCGCGCCGCCGGGTCGCGTGGCCGCCGATCACGACGGGTACGAGAACCGCTGGGGGTACCGCGGCCCGGCCCTGTCGGCCCTGCTCGGTCAGCCCATCGTGGACGGCCTGGCTCTCATTGACGACCTGCGCATGATCAAGAGCCCCGCCGAGATCGCCCTGATCCGCGAGGCCTGCCGCTGGGGCGACCACGCCCACCGCGTCATGCAGGATGCCATCACCCCCGGCGCGAACGAACTCATGGTCTCCCACGGCGCGAGCCTGCAGGCCACCCGCGACCTGCTCGCCGCCCTCGGTGACCGCTACGTGCCCAAGGCCCGTGAGGGCCTCCCGGCCAACACCATGTTCATCAGCGGCGCCAACACCGCCCACCCGCACGGCCTGCACCGCAACGCCGGCGTGCAGCCCGGCGACGTGCTGGTGACTGGCGCGTACGGCGTGGTGGGCGGCTACGAGAGCGAACTTGAACGCACCATGCACGTCGGCGACCCCACACCCGACTTCGAGCGGTACTTTGCCGCCATGCTCGGCGCGCAGGACGCCGGGCTCGCTGCCCTGCGCGCCGGGCGCACCTGCGCCGAGGTGGAGGCGGACGTCCGCGCCCAGATCGAAGGGCTCGGCCTGACCCACCTGGTCCGCCACCACACCGGGCACGCCTTCGGCCTTGAAGGCCACGAGCATCCGTTCCTGGACCTGGATGACCACACGGTCATCGAGCCCGGCATGATCTTCTCCATCGAGCCGGGCCTGTACGTGCCGGGCCTCGCCGGGTTCCGGCATTCAGACACGGTGCTCGTCACCGAAGACGGCGCCGAGCGGCTCAGCCTGTACCCCCGCGACCTGCCCAGCCTCCTGATTCCCGTGTCCTGAATCGGCGCGCGGCGCTGTAGGGCCGGGCGCCGCGCTGGTGGGGGACGCCGTGGCCGCCCGGCCGATCATGGCCGGGCGGTCTTCTGCGGATGGAAACTCTCACCGGCCAGCGGGGCGGAGGTCTTCCGCCGCAGCTCAGGTTACGCCCCTCGCAGCTGCCCGTCCACGATGCTCACCACGCGGTCGCACAGGTCGAGGACCCGCTCATCATGCGTGACCATCACCGCGGCCCGGCCGCCCGTGCGGACCTGCGCCGCGAGCAGTTCGACCACCTCGCGGCCGCGGGCACTGTCGAGGCTGGCGGTGGGTTCATCCGCCAGGATCAGCTGCGGGTCGTTGATCAGCGCGCGGGCGATGGCCACCCGCTGCCGCTGTCCGCCGCTCAGTGCGTCCGGCAGGTGGCCCGCGCGCCCGGTCAGGCCCAGCTGCGCCAGCAGCTCGTCCGCGCGGCGCCCGGCGTCCGGCCCGCGCTGTCCCGCGAGGTGCGGCACCAGGGTCAGCTGCTCGCGGACGCTCAGGTACGGAATCAGGTTGCTGCCCTGAAGGACGAAGCCCAGGTGCCGCAGCCGGAAGGGGGCCAGGGCGCGCTGGGGCAGCGCCGTGACGTCCTGCCCGGCGATGAGGACCTGCCCGGTGGTGGGGCGCAGCAGGGCCCCGGCGATGGACAGGAAGGTGCTCTTGCCGCTGCCGCTCGGGCCGTTCACGGCGACCAGTTCACCGGGGCGCACGTCCAGCGTGGCGGGGTGCAGGGCGGTGATGAGGCCGTCCCCGTCTCCGTAGGTTCGGCTCACGGCGCGCAGGGCAAGGACGGGACTCGGGGCGGGCGGGGTGGGGGAGAGGGGGCGCTCGGCGGCTGCGGTCATGTGAACTCCTGATGGGCCCGGGGGGGCGGGGGCGGTGGGTGAGCGGGTGGAGGAGCGGGCCAGGCGGGGGCGGGGGTCAGGGGGCCGCGGCGATGGCGATCAGGGGATCGACCCGCGCGATGCTGCGCAGGCTCAGCAGGCTGCTGAGGGCCGCGACGCCGATCAGGAGGGCCGACGCCCCGAGCAGGGTGGATGAGGTCAGCGCGAACGGCAGGCCGGCGGGCAGCAGCGGCGCGAGGCCCAGGGTGACCAGCGCGGCCAGGGCGACGGCGGCGGTCGTGAGCAGCAGCATCTGCGTGACCAGGCTGCCCGCGAGCGTCCGGGTGCTCGCGCCGATGGCCTTGAGCAGCCCGAACTGCGGGGTCTTCTGCAGGGTCAGGACGTAGAAGAACACGGCCATCACGAAGGCCGCGACGACCACCAGGAACACCTGAATCATCGTCAGGCTCCCCTGTTCTTCCTTGTACCCGGGCAGGACCTGAAGGGTCTGCGCGCGGGTGGTCACACTCAGGCCGGCCAGCGCGCCGACCCGGCTGCCCGCGGCGCCGTTCAGGGCCACGGCGTTGACGCTGCCCTGCGTGCGCGGCTGAAGGGCGTGCCAGTGGTCGAGGGTCACGTAGACCACCGGCTGGTGGTTCAGGCGGGCGCCGCGGGTGAAGCCGGTCACGCGCAGCGTCTCCCCGCCGGGTTTCAGGGTGAGGGTGTCGCCCAGTTTCACGCCGCTGGCCTGAAAGGACGCGTCGATCACCGCGCCGGTCGCGCGTGGGGTCAGGGGCTGACCGCTGGTCACAGCGGGCGCCATGAAACTGCCCGGTTCAGTGCCGAGCAGAACGGCGCTGAGTTGACGGTCGCCGGCGCTGAGGCTGGTGAAGGCCTGCGCCAGGGGGGTGGCCTGGGGTCCGGTGACGTTCTGGATGCGCTGCACGTCGGCAGGGCTGAGGAAGGAGCGGGTGAAGACGCCCTGGGCGTCGCGGGTGGTGACGAAGTGGGTGGCGGGGGTGGCGAGCAGCAGGGCGGCATTGTCCTGCGCGAGGCCGCGGGCGAGGCCCGTGATCATGAAGACCATCAGGGCGATGAGGGCGACGATGCCGCCCAGCAGCAGGGAGCGGACGCGGTAGTGCTGAAGTTCACGCAGGGCCAGAAACATGCAGTCTCCTTGAGGTGCAATCGGTCAGGATTTGGATAGTCATTACTTGACTACTCAGAGCATGACTCTAGGCGGCCTTGAGGGGATAGTCAACACCGGACTATTCTGGCCCCGTGAATCCCGACCCCAACACCCTGCTGCTGCTCGGCCTCCTCAGAGGCCAGCGCCAGCACGGCTACCAACTGCACGACTTCATCGAACGCAACCTGTCCCGCTTCACCACCCTGAAAAAAGCCGCCGCCTACGCCGCCCTCGACCGACTCGAAAAAGCCGGCCTGATCCACGCGCACAGCGAACAGGCCGGCAACCGACCCACCCGCAAGGTCTACGCCCTCACCCCAGACGGCGAGCAGCACTTCCTCACGCTGCTGCGCGCTCACCTCGCCCACCCTGAACCCGTCGCCTTCTACGGCGACCTGAGCCTGATGTTCCTCACGCAGCTGCCCCGCCCCGAAGCGCTGAACCTCCTCACCGAACGCGCGCAGGCCGTCGACGCCCAGATCGCCTCACTCGAACGCGTCCCCACCCACCACGGCGCGCTCGGCCCGGACCTGTTCGGCGTGGACCTCGCCGTCTCCCGCCAGCTCACGCTGCTGCGCGCCGACCGCGCCTGGCTCAGCGACACCCTGAGCACCCTGAACCGCCCCGAGTAACCGCCTCGGCCGCGCCCGTCCGGTCTCGGGGGGTGAACCCACAGGTCCGTCTAGTCCCGTCCAGTCCAGTCCCGAGGCCGCCGGACAAATCGGGAGTTACTGCACGGCGCACATTCACGGGTCTCGGTAGCATCCAGAGATGTTCACGCTGCGCCTCGACCGGGGCACCCTCGTCACCCGTGACGTACCGGACCCCCTCCGGGCGCACTTCACGTGGGATGACCGCAGCCAGTCGTGGCGCGCGCCGGGCCTGGCCTACCGGGAGATCGTGGAGGGCGTGCGCGCGGCCGGCCTGCCGTTCGGGGACAGCGCGGCGGCGTTCGAGAAGCTGGACCTCGGCTACGCCCGGGACGTCACGCCCTACCCGCACCAGACGCAGGCACTGGGCGCCTGGAAACGGGCCGGGCGCCGCGGCGTGGTCGTGCTGCCCACCGGCGCTGGCAAGACGCTCGTCGCGCAGCTCGCCCTGCGCGACACGCCCCGCAGCGCCCTGATCTGCGTGCCCACCCTGGATCTGCTGCAGCAGTGGTACGCCGGGCTCACCGCGGCGTTTCCCGACACGCCCGTCGGACTGCTCGGCGGAGGCAGTCACGACGAGACGCCCTTGCTGGTCAGCACGTACGATTCCGCCGCCATTCACGCTGAGACGCTCGCGGGCCGCTACGCCCTGCAGATCTTTGACGAGGCCCATCACCTCCCGTCCGATTTCACGCGGGTCATCGCGGAGATGGGCGTCGCCCCGTACCGCCTGGGCCTGACCGCGACGCCCAAACGCAGCGACGGCCGCGAACGGGACCTCGACCGGCTGATCGGACCGGTGGTGTTCCAGGTGGCTCCCGAGGACCTCGCGGGGGATACGCTGGCGGACTACCGGGACGTGGTCATCCGCGTGCGGCTCAGTGAGCTCGAGCAGCGCCGGTACGACGAGCTGATCCGCCTGCGCAACGACTTCCTGCGCCTGAACGGCATCAAGCTCGGGTCGCTGGAGGGCTGGAA from the Deinococcus radiotolerans genome contains:
- a CDS encoding M24 family metallopeptidase encodes the protein MTATARLEISRAEHAQRRGRLAQRLQDSGLSRICVFGPVRVAYLTGFHFAATERPVALVLSDAGDVTMLLPELEAEHYAHQCPDLPGPLTYPEYPGGGSGRHPLTVLADHLRTAPPGRVAADHDGYENRWGYRGPALSALLGQPIVDGLALIDDLRMIKSPAEIALIREACRWGDHAHRVMQDAITPGANELMVSHGASLQATRDLLAALGDRYVPKAREGLPANTMFISGANTAHPHGLHRNAGVQPGDVLVTGAYGVVGGYESELERTMHVGDPTPDFERYFAAMLGAQDAGLAALRAGRTCAEVEADVRAQIEGLGLTHLVRHHTGHAFGLEGHEHPFLDLDDHTVIEPGMIFSIEPGLYVPGLAGFRHSDTVLVTEDGAERLSLYPRDLPSLLIPVS
- a CDS encoding FtsX-like permease family protein — translated: MFLALRELQHYRVRSLLLGGIVALIALMVFMITGLARGLAQDNAALLLATPATHFVTTRDAQGVFTRSFLSPADVQRIQNVTGPQATPLAQAFTSLSAGDRQLSAVLLGTEPGSFMAPAVTSGQPLTPRATGAVIDASFQASGVKLGDTLTLKPGGETLRVTGFTRGARLNHQPVVYVTLDHWHALQPRTQGSVNAVALNGAAGSRVGALAGLSVTTRAQTLQVLPGYKEEQGSLTMIQVFLVVVAAFVMAVFFYVLTLQKTPQFGLLKAIGASTRTLAGSLVTQMLLLTTAAVALAALVTLGLAPLLPAGLPFALTSSTLLGASALLIGVAALSSLLSLRSIARVDPLIAIAAAP
- a CDS encoding DEAD/DEAH box helicase family protein, which produces MFTLRLDRGTLVTRDVPDPLRAHFTWDDRSQSWRAPGLAYREIVEGVRAAGLPFGDSAAAFEKLDLGYARDVTPYPHQTQALGAWKRAGRRGVVVLPTGAGKTLVAQLALRDTPRSALICVPTLDLLQQWYAGLTAAFPDTPVGLLGGGSHDETPLLVSTYDSAAIHAETLAGRYALQIFDEAHHLPSDFTRVIAEMGVAPYRLGLTATPKRSDGRERDLDRLIGPVVFQVAPEDLAGDTLADYRDVVIRVRLSELEQRRYDELIRLRNDFLRLNGIKLGSLEGWKQFIMASGTPHGRRAMLAHREAKSLAYGTDGKLRVLEEVLANHTAARTLIFTDDNATVYRISREFLIPAITHQTPVKERHALLEKFRSGAYRILVTSRVLNEGVDVPEASVAVVLSGTATEREHIQRLGRILRRAEGKQAVLYEVITEGTSEERVSQQRRGQYQPGMSAREIADSYQDLNAG
- a CDS encoding PadR family transcriptional regulator, with translation MNPDPNTLLLLGLLRGQRQHGYQLHDFIERNLSRFTTLKKAAAYAALDRLEKAGLIHAHSEQAGNRPTRKVYALTPDGEQHFLTLLRAHLAHPEPVAFYGDLSLMFLTQLPRPEALNLLTERAQAVDAQIASLERVPTHHGALGPDLFGVDLAVSRQLTLLRADRAWLSDTLSTLNRPE
- a CDS encoding ABC transporter ATP-binding protein; amino-acid sequence: MTAAAERPLSPTPPAPSPVLALRAVSRTYGDGDGLITALHPATLDVRPGELVAVNGPSGSGKSTFLSIAGALLRPTTGQVLIAGQDVTALPQRALAPFRLRHLGFVLQGSNLIPYLSVREQLTLVPHLAGQRGPDAGRRADELLAQLGLTGRAGHLPDALSGGQRQRVAIARALINDPQLILADEPTASLDSARGREVVELLAAQVRTGGRAAVMVTHDERVLDLCDRVVSIVDGQLRGA